DNA sequence from the Verrucomicrobiia bacterium genome:
CTGGGAAACCATCCAGCGCGGTCATGCCATTGCCAACGGCTGCTACGTGGCGGCCACCAACCGGGTGGGCCACGAGAGGCTCGCTGGGGAGGGCCTCGAGTTTTGGGGCCAAAGCTTTGTGGCCGGCACTTCGGGGGAACTCCTGGCGCGCGCCGGCGCCGTGAACGAGGAGGAATTGATTTGCCCAGTTGACTTGGCGCGGGTGGAAGTCACCCGCACGCATTGGCCCTTCCTGCGGGACCGGCGCATTGACGCCTATGGCGACTTGCCCCGGCGCATGATCGACTAGCGGCCTCGTTTTGCTTTGTGATTCAGACCAACGCGGAACCCATTTGGATCACCGGCGCCGGGGGCCTGATTGGCAGTTGGCTGGTCCGCACTGCAGGCCAAGCTGCACACTCTGTCCTGGGCCTTACTCGCGCCCAACTCGATTTGACCGATTTCCCGGCTGTCCGCCGATTCTGTAACCAGCACGCCCCGCAGCTTGTCATCCATTGCGCCGCTTTGAGCAGAAGTCCGGAGTGCGAAGCCGATCCTGTCTCGGCCCGGCGCCTGAACGTCGATGCCACGGCGTTCCTGGCCGAGTTGGCGGCCAATATCCCATTCGTCTTTTTCTCCTCGGATTTAGTCTTCGACGGGTGCGCCGGCAATTACGATGAAGCTTCAGCGGTCAACCCGCTGAGCGTCTATGCGGAGACTAAAGTTGCCGCCGAAAAAATCGTACTCTCGAACCCGCGGCACACCGTTATACGCACGTCCCTGAACTGCGGCGCCTCGCCCACTGGCGATCGCGGATTCGACGAGCAGATGTGCCGCGCCTGGAAACAAGGCCGCACCCTGCGCCTGTTCACCGATGAATTCCGCTGCCCGATTCCGGCCGAGACAACAGCCCGCGCGGTTTGGGAACTTGCGACTCAGGGCCAGGCTGGGCTGTTCCACGTGGCTGGAGCGGAACGGCTTTCACGCTGGCGAATCGGCGAAATCATTGCCGCCTGTTGGCCAGAGTTGGAGCCCAGAATCCAATCCGCTTCTCTGAGTGAATACTCTGGCGCACCGCGCCCACCGGACACCTCTCTAAACTGCGCCAAGGCCCAACACCTGCTCTCATTTGCACTGCCGAAATTCAGCGACTGGGCTCAACGTCGGCCCTGAAATTGCTCGAAATTGACCGGCATGAGCATAGTATCCAATGATGTGAATCGGCCGCAATTCAAAGCCTTTACGCTCATCGAGCTTCTGGTTGTCATTGCGATCATCGCCATACTGGCGGCGTTGCTCCTGCCGTCGCTCTCGCGGGCCAAATCAAAGGCTTATCGGACCCGGTGTTTGAGCAACCTGCGCCAATTAGCCGTTACTTGGGAGCTTTATGCGGATGACAATCAGCAGGTCCTGGTTCCAAACGGATACGGGAGCGAGAATGATCCGAATGCCCCCAGACTCTGGGCCGTGGGCGATGAACACATCCATCCCGAGGCGTTCACCAACACCAGTTACCTGCTCGATCCCAAATATGCGGCATTCGCACAGTACCTCCATACAAAGGATGTCTATAAATGTCCCGCGGACCGAACGACAATC
Encoded proteins:
- a CDS encoding SDR family oxidoreductase, producing MIQTNAEPIWITGAGGLIGSWLVRTAGQAAHSVLGLTRAQLDLTDFPAVRRFCNQHAPQLVIHCAALSRSPECEADPVSARRLNVDATAFLAELAANIPFVFFSSDLVFDGCAGNYDEASAVNPLSVYAETKVAAEKIVLSNPRHTVIRTSLNCGASPTGDRGFDEQMCRAWKQGRTLRLFTDEFRCPIPAETTARAVWELATQGQAGLFHVAGAERLSRWRIGEIIAACWPELEPRIQSASLSEYSGAPRPPDTSLNCAKAQHLLSFALPKFSDWAQRRP